In Pseudomonas sp. ADAK18, a single window of DNA contains:
- a CDS encoding glycosyltransferase family 2 protein, translating into MNLSRPERAPRPLLSVIVCCYNEAKVLPVFHRRLMAVLNTLSIRYELLYVNDGSRDESQVLLSRFCLVPGVRCLNLSRNFGKEAAMVAGIDYARGDAVLFIDADLQDPPELIPLMVHHWLGGRDIVNMQRRSRVSDTSGKRISAHLYYKLMSFLADKFDVPPDVSDFRLIGPAPLAALRAMPERTRFMKGLISWLGFNTVEVPYDREPRNAGQTKWGPLALVDLGIEGVLALSRKPLRWFSLLSLLIFISTLAFIIQQFSVETLSTHHFILGVAAFIALGTAMIGEYLGATLSEVRQRPIYLLNSQFGETPRQSGKPGTTPTREQETT; encoded by the coding sequence ATGAATCTATCAAGACCTGAGCGGGCCCCCCGCCCGCTGCTCAGCGTGATTGTCTGTTGTTATAACGAGGCCAAGGTGTTGCCTGTCTTTCACCGGCGATTGATGGCCGTGCTGAATACATTAAGTATTCGTTATGAATTACTGTATGTGAATGATGGTAGTCGTGATGAAAGCCAGGTCTTGCTGAGTCGCTTTTGTCTGGTGCCCGGTGTTCGTTGCCTGAACTTAAGTCGTAACTTTGGCAAAGAAGCCGCCATGGTTGCCGGGATAGATTATGCACGGGGTGATGCGGTTTTATTTATTGATGCTGACTTGCAAGATCCACCTGAACTTATTCCGTTAATGGTTCACCATTGGCTGGGTGGCCGTGACATCGTCAATATGCAGCGACGTAGTCGAGTGTCGGACACGTCCGGTAAGCGCATCAGCGCCCATCTGTATTACAAGCTTATGAGTTTTCTCGCCGACAAGTTCGATGTCCCGCCAGACGTCAGCGATTTCCGTTTGATCGGTCCGGCGCCTTTGGCCGCCTTGCGCGCCATGCCAGAACGGACACGGTTTATGAAGGGCCTGATCAGTTGGCTGGGGTTCAACACCGTCGAGGTGCCCTACGACCGCGAACCTCGAAACGCCGGCCAGACCAAATGGGGTCCCTTGGCGCTGGTTGATCTTGGCATTGAGGGGGTGCTGGCCTTGTCGCGCAAGCCCCTGCGCTGGTTCAGCCTGCTCAGCTTGTTGATTTTCATCAGCACCTTGGCCTTCATCATCCAGCAGTTCAGCGTCGAAACCCTCAGTACCCACCACTTTATCCTGGGAGTCGCGGCGTTTATCGCCTTGGGCACGGCGATGATTGGTGAATACCTGGGCGCGACGTTGAGCGAGGTCAGGCAACGGCCCATCTATTTGCTCAACAGCCA
- a CDS encoding acyl-CoA thioesterase: protein MNFHTRKWVKPEDLNPNGTLFGGSLLRWIDEEAAIYAIVQLGNQRVVTKYISEINFVSASRQGDIIELGITATEFGRTSITLTCEVRNKITRKSILTVEKMVFVNLGEDGLPAPHGRTEIKYVKDQFQEDGISE, encoded by the coding sequence ATGAACTTCCACACCCGCAAATGGGTAAAACCCGAAGACCTCAACCCCAACGGCACCCTGTTCGGTGGCAGCCTGCTGCGCTGGATCGACGAAGAAGCCGCGATTTACGCCATCGTTCAACTGGGCAACCAGCGGGTGGTGACCAAGTACATCTCTGAAATCAACTTCGTCAGTGCTTCACGCCAGGGCGACATCATCGAACTGGGCATCACCGCCACCGAGTTCGGTCGCACCTCTATTACCCTGACCTGCGAAGTGCGCAACAAAATCACGCGCAAAAGCATCCTGACCGTGGAAAAAATGGTTTTCGTCAACCTCGGTGAAGACGGCCTGCCGGCACCGCATGGCCGGACCGAGATCAAGTACGTGAAGGATCAGTTCCAGGAAGACGGCATCAGCGAATAA
- a CDS encoding patatin-like phospholipase family protein: MKLLNPAPLIPPSLPQGAQGAQGDANDIIGSGLATALGVGLAPVCQGIGRSAALPQGAAIPLVERAGERKLTLSRYSNGAVDVALSPPPITQLVLSGGGAKGVAYSGVLQALEDKNALKDVRVISGSSAGGISAAVLASGMSAKAFDYLLDNLDLPDLLNSRNAVLGWLQNASSTLGKVAGHLPGQVGSLSQLLFTLLPRLQSKAEPLEQLVRDESRKAILAHIADTPRDALPAEVMAIADKLSAGGATTFADLNVLSRHIPVIKQLNITGTAMFDGRPQLVVFNASLTPDMDIARAAHISGSLPVVFKAPKEQGHGFQEHGECTSFQDGGLMLNTPVADFYQRRFPACALSSTEQLILKFDEDQPAAVRGGIGGALADKFLGVSNTANNELMSSKLKALKDQTVIVPLKTKTGDFSGMLTGTINFTMPNEVKDNLQELSRVKVDNHLERRAEVREHHQFDSIDSAVLAMDEQMLASVRGELVKEGSAANVLRFRMEARQGLEALDKAIISANTGDRLEMTPQLSSALRNLDAVASRPEYVEWLGARLNDAGKPAFQQLLQTPHQQPTKVLLSGIAEMKRHDVAVIAENFTREVIYPSLFRVGQPDVNVALLRRAEQDMTKATTPAEFNQVLDNIIENYAARNKPWVTALNSTTIEMAKAWRLPDKSTAPRHSQPVNKDH, from the coding sequence ATGAAACTGCTTAACCCTGCACCACTCATTCCACCTTCGTTGCCCCAAGGGGCACAAGGGGCACAAGGTGATGCCAATGACATCATCGGCAGCGGCCTGGCAACGGCACTGGGCGTTGGCTTGGCGCCGGTTTGCCAAGGTATCGGGCGCTCCGCGGCCCTACCGCAAGGTGCGGCGATACCTCTGGTGGAGCGTGCAGGCGAACGCAAGCTGACCCTTAGCCGCTATAGCAACGGGGCTGTGGACGTAGCGTTATCACCGCCACCGATTACCCAACTGGTTCTCAGTGGCGGCGGGGCCAAAGGTGTTGCGTATTCGGGCGTGCTCCAGGCGCTTGAAGATAAAAACGCGTTGAAGGATGTTCGGGTCATTTCCGGCTCCTCCGCTGGTGGTATCTCTGCCGCAGTGCTTGCCAGCGGTATGAGTGCCAAAGCATTCGACTACCTTTTGGATAACCTTGATCTGCCTGATCTCTTGAACAGCAGAAATGCCGTGCTTGGGTGGCTGCAGAATGCCAGTTCGACGCTGGGTAAGGTCGCCGGGCACTTGCCTGGCCAGGTGGGCAGCTTGTCGCAACTGCTGTTCACCCTGCTGCCGCGACTCCAATCCAAAGCAGAGCCTCTTGAGCAGTTGGTGCGTGACGAGTCGCGCAAGGCGATTCTGGCCCACATTGCCGATACGCCCAGAGATGCCCTGCCGGCCGAGGTGATGGCTATTGCTGACAAACTCAGTGCCGGGGGCGCGACGACGTTTGCCGATCTGAATGTGTTGAGTCGGCACATCCCGGTAATCAAGCAGCTCAACATCACCGGTACCGCGATGTTCGATGGCAGGCCGCAGTTAGTGGTTTTCAATGCCAGTCTGACCCCGGACATGGACATCGCCCGCGCCGCACATATTTCAGGTTCGCTGCCTGTTGTGTTCAAGGCACCGAAGGAGCAAGGGCATGGTTTTCAGGAGCACGGTGAGTGCACATCGTTCCAGGACGGTGGGTTGATGCTCAATACGCCGGTGGCTGATTTTTATCAGCGCAGGTTTCCCGCCTGTGCGCTGAGCTCGACCGAGCAACTGATCTTGAAGTTTGATGAGGACCAGCCAGCAGCGGTGCGCGGTGGTATTGGTGGAGCCTTGGCGGATAAGTTTCTGGGTGTCTCGAATACTGCCAATAATGAGTTGATGTCGTCGAAGCTCAAGGCACTCAAGGATCAGACTGTGATCGTTCCGTTGAAGACGAAGACGGGAGACTTCAGCGGTATGCTCACCGGTACGATTAACTTCACTATGCCGAACGAGGTTAAAGACAATCTGCAGGAGCTTTCCCGCGTAAAGGTAGATAACCACCTGGAGCGTCGCGCCGAGGTGCGTGAGCACCATCAGTTCGACTCCATAGACAGTGCGGTGCTAGCAATGGATGAGCAAATGCTGGCCAGTGTGAGAGGGGAGCTGGTGAAGGAGGGTAGCGCAGCTAATGTGCTGCGTTTCCGAATGGAGGCGCGGCAAGGGCTGGAGGCGCTCGATAAAGCCATCATCTCGGCCAATACGGGTGACAGGTTGGAAATGACTCCTCAGTTGTCCAGCGCGTTGCGTAACCTCGATGCAGTGGCCAGTCGTCCCGAATATGTCGAGTGGCTGGGGGCTCGGCTCAATGATGCGGGCAAGCCTGCTTTTCAGCAGTTGTTGCAAACACCGCATCAACAACCGACAAAAGTCTTGCTCAGCGGCATTGCTGAAATGAAAAGGCACGACGTTGCGGTGATAGCCGAAAATTTCACGCGCGAGGTGATCTATCCGTCGCTGTTTCGTGTGGGGCAGCCAGACGTCAACGTCGCTTTGTTGCGGCGAGCGGAGCAGGACATGACAAAGGCAACTACGCCTGCGGAGTTCAACCAAGTGCTTGATAATATTATCGAAAACTACGCGGCACGTAATAAACCCTGGGTGACGGCATTGAACTCCACGACAATCGAAATGGCCAAGGCCTGGCGCCTACCGGATAAGTCCACGGCCCCTAGACATTCGCAGCCGGTCAATAAGGACCATTGA
- the ahcY gene encoding adenosylhomocysteinase — translation MSAVITPADFNDYKVADMSLAAWGRRETFIAESEMPALMGLRRKYAGEQPLKGAKILGCIHMTIQTAVLIETLVALGAEVRWSSCNIFSTQDQAAAAIAAAGIPVFAWKGETEEEYEWCLEQTILKDGAPWDANMILDDGGDLTELLHKKYPQILDRVHGVTEETTTGVHRLLDMLAKGELKIPAINVNDSVTKSKNDNKYGCRHSLNDAIKRGTDHLLSGKQALVIGYGDVGKGSSQSLRQEGMIVKVSEVDPICAMQACMDGFEVVSPFINGQNDGTAASIDKALLGKIDLIVTTTGNVNVCDANMLKALKKRAVVCNIGHFDNEIDTAFMRKNWAWEEVKPQVHKVHRTGAGDFDPQNDDYLILLAEGRLVNLGNATGHPSRIMDGSFANQVLAQIFLFGQKYADLSPAQKAERLTVEVLPKKLDEEVALEMVRGFGGVVTQLTKTQADYIGVTVEGPFKPHAYRY, via the coding sequence ATGAGCGCTGTAATCACGCCTGCAGATTTTAACGACTACAAAGTCGCCGACATGTCCCTCGCTGCCTGGGGCCGTCGCGAAACCTTCATCGCCGAATCCGAAATGCCAGCCCTGATGGGTCTGCGCCGTAAGTACGCCGGCGAGCAACCGCTCAAAGGCGCCAAGATTCTCGGCTGCATCCACATGACCATCCAGACTGCCGTGCTGATCGAAACCCTGGTTGCCCTGGGTGCCGAAGTGCGTTGGTCGTCCTGCAACATTTTCTCGACTCAAGACCAGGCCGCTGCCGCTATCGCCGCCGCTGGTATCCCGGTATTCGCCTGGAAAGGCGAGACCGAAGAAGAGTACGAGTGGTGCCTGGAGCAAACCATCCTGAAAGATGGCGCGCCATGGGATGCCAACATGATCCTCGACGACGGCGGCGACCTGACCGAGCTGCTGCACAAGAAGTACCCGCAGATTCTGGACCGCGTCCACGGCGTGACCGAAGAAACCACCACTGGCGTCCACCGTCTGCTGGACATGCTGGCCAAGGGCGAGCTGAAAATCCCGGCCATCAACGTCAATGATTCGGTGACCAAGAGCAAGAACGACAACAAGTACGGCTGCCGTCATAGCCTGAACGATGCGATCAAGCGCGGTACCGACCACCTGCTGTCCGGCAAGCAAGCGCTGGTCATCGGCTACGGTGACGTGGGCAAAGGTTCGTCCCAGTCCCTGCGTCAGGAAGGCATGATCGTCAAGGTGTCCGAAGTCGACCCGATCTGCGCCATGCAAGCCTGCATGGACGGTTTCGAAGTGGTTTCGCCGTTCATCAACGGCCAGAACGACGGCACAGCTGCCAGCATCGACAAGGCCCTGCTGGGCAAGATCGACCTGATCGTGACCACCACCGGTAACGTCAACGTCTGCGACGCCAACATGCTCAAGGCTCTGAAAAAGCGCGCCGTGGTATGCAACATCGGTCACTTCGACAACGAAATCGACACCGCTTTCATGCGCAAGAACTGGGCATGGGAAGAAGTGAAGCCACAGGTGCACAAGGTTCACCGCACCGGTGCTGGTGATTTCGACCCACAGAACGACGACTACCTGATCCTGCTGGCCGAAGGCCGCCTGGTGAATCTGGGCAATGCCACGGGTCACCCGAGCCGCATCATGGACGGTTCGTTCGCCAACCAGGTACTGGCGCAGATCTTCCTGTTCGGCCAGAAGTACGCCGACCTGTCGCCTGCCCAGAAAGCCGAGCGCCTGACCGTGGAAGTACTGCCGAAGAAACTCGACGAAGAAGTGGCCCTGGAAATGGTCCGCGGCTTCGGCGGCGTCGTGACTCAACTGACCAAGACTCAGGCCGACTACATCGGTGTGACTGTCGAAGGTCCGTTCAAGCCGCACGCTTACCGCTACTGA
- a CDS encoding GtrA family protein — protein sequence MPISRIRPITSVLTIMTQLPPDDRSSRLPYYLMVGLLATGAHYITLLLLSFVLPILMSTLIGALVGTLVSYQGNKRWTFVRSKGRSDAHQWLRFGIIAMVYNLGNLSLMVLLLGFLPLPPWLMQMITTVALTLITFRINQHWTFRHESIKT from the coding sequence ATGCCGATCAGTCGTATTCGCCCGATAACTAGTGTGCTAACAATTATGACGCAATTACCTCCCGATGATCGTTCGTCGCGCCTGCCTTATTATTTAATGGTCGGGTTATTGGCTACGGGTGCTCACTATATAACACTCTTGTTATTATCCTTTGTGCTACCGATATTAATGTCCACTTTGATCGGTGCTTTAGTGGGAACGCTGGTGAGCTATCAAGGCAACAAACGGTGGACGTTTGTGAGAAGCAAGGGCCGCTCCGACGCTCATCAATGGCTGCGTTTCGGCATTATCGCCATGGTTTACAACCTCGGCAATCTGTCCCTGATGGTGCTGCTGCTGGGCTTTTTGCCGCTGCCCCCCTGGCTGATGCAAATGATCACCACTGTGGCCCTGACGCTGATCACCTTCCGAATCAACCAGCATTGGACCTTCCGTCATGAATCTATCAAGACCTGA